One stretch of Serinicoccus hydrothermalis DNA includes these proteins:
- a CDS encoding ABC transporter ATP-binding protein, with product MMTDLTLSEVSRWYGNVVAVNDVSMTIGPGVTGLLGPNGAGKSTLIALMAGFLAPSSGEVRLGDQRVWRNVQAYRDLGLVPEREVSFAYLTGRQFVQASAELHKLPDARAATARALAEVDLTEAADRAISTYSKGMRQRAKLASALVHEPGVLLLDEPFNGVDPRQRMRLMDLLTSMGEQGRTVLFSSHILEEVEQIARQIEVVVAGRHAASGDFGAIRRLMTDRPSHYVVRSTDDRALAAALMGQPGVRSVALGRVGSGEAITVEVTDMGEFTHALPQLARSAGITVRELAPSDESLESVFTYLVQS from the coding sequence ATGATGACCGACCTGACCCTGAGCGAGGTCTCACGGTGGTACGGCAACGTCGTCGCCGTCAACGACGTCTCCATGACGATCGGCCCGGGCGTGACCGGCCTGCTCGGTCCCAACGGGGCCGGCAAGTCCACCCTCATCGCCCTCATGGCCGGCTTCCTGGCCCCGTCCTCGGGCGAGGTCCGCCTCGGCGACCAGCGCGTGTGGCGCAACGTGCAGGCATACCGCGACCTGGGGCTGGTGCCCGAGCGGGAGGTGAGCTTCGCCTATCTCACCGGGCGGCAGTTCGTGCAGGCCAGCGCCGAGCTGCACAAGCTGCCCGACGCGCGCGCCGCGACCGCGCGGGCGCTCGCCGAGGTCGACCTCACCGAGGCCGCCGACCGGGCGATCAGCACCTACTCCAAGGGGATGCGGCAGCGGGCCAAGCTCGCCTCGGCGCTCGTCCACGAGCCCGGCGTGCTGCTGCTGGACGAGCCCTTCAACGGCGTCGACCCGCGGCAGCGGATGCGCCTCATGGACCTGCTCACGAGCATGGGCGAGCAGGGCCGGACCGTGCTCTTCTCCAGCCACATCCTCGAGGAGGTCGAGCAGATCGCCCGGCAGATCGAGGTGGTCGTCGCGGGGCGGCACGCCGCCAGCGGCGACTTCGGCGCGATCCGGCGGCTCATGACCGACCGCCCCAGCCACTACGTCGTCCGGTCCACCGACGACCGCGCCCTCGCGGCCGCCCTCATGGGCCAGCCCGGCGTGCGCAGCGTCGCCCTGGGTCGGGTCGGGTCCGGCGAGGCCATCACCGTGGAGGTGACCGACATGGGTGAGTTCACCCACGCCCTGCCGCAGCTCGCGCGCTCGGCCGGGATCACGGTGCGCGAGCTCGCACCCTCGGACGAGAGCCTGGAGTCGGTGTTCACCTACCTGGTGCAGTCATGA
- a CDS encoding type I restriction-modification system subunit M: MPPTKKATVPAAPSTMKELKDTLWRAADKLRGSMDASQYKDVILGLVFLKYVSDAYQERRDAIEADLREAGMDDDQVAMLIDDPEEYNGYGVFVVPPTARWPYLAQHAKGLPAAMGESAQNVGQLVDEAMDLVMGANPSLAGTLPRIFNRDNVDQRRLGELIDLFNSARFSRVGEGRARDLLGEVYEYFLGKFAQAEGKRGGEFYTPPSVVKVLVEVLEPTSGRVYDPCCGSGGMFVQTERFIYEHDGDPKDVVIYGQEFNERTWRMAKMNLAIHGIDNKGLGSRWGDTFVRDYHVDTDMDVVMANPPFNIKDWHRIEKDPRWRYGVPPAGNANYAWIQHILSKLKPDGRAGVVMANGSMSSNSGGEGQIRARIVEADLVSCMVALPTQLFRSTGIPVCLWFFAKDKTAGEQGSVDRTGQVLFIDARELGFMVDRAERSFTPEDIARIGDTFHAWRGTQSAVGKGLEYDDVPGFCASVSLTDIKAADYALTPGRYVGAVEAQDDGEPIEEKIERLTNELLRQFEESDRLQASVLAQLGRLS; encoded by the coding sequence ATGCCACCGACCAAGAAGGCCACCGTGCCTGCTGCTCCGTCCACCATGAAGGAGCTCAAGGACACCCTGTGGAGGGCCGCCGACAAGCTGCGCGGCTCGATGGACGCCTCGCAGTACAAGGACGTCATCCTCGGCCTCGTCTTCCTCAAGTACGTCTCCGATGCCTACCAGGAGCGTCGCGATGCCATCGAGGCCGACCTGCGCGAGGCGGGGATGGACGACGACCAGGTCGCGATGCTCATCGACGACCCGGAGGAATACAACGGCTACGGCGTCTTCGTCGTCCCGCCGACCGCGCGATGGCCCTACCTCGCTCAGCACGCCAAGGGCCTCCCCGCCGCGATGGGGGAGTCGGCCCAGAACGTCGGGCAGCTCGTCGACGAGGCGATGGACCTCGTCATGGGTGCCAACCCGAGCCTGGCCGGCACATTGCCGCGCATTTTCAACCGCGACAACGTCGACCAACGTCGGCTCGGAGAGCTCATCGACCTCTTCAACAGCGCGCGCTTCTCCCGCGTCGGCGAGGGGCGCGCCCGCGACCTTCTCGGCGAGGTCTATGAGTACTTCCTCGGCAAGTTCGCGCAGGCCGAGGGCAAGCGAGGTGGGGAGTTCTACACGCCGCCGAGCGTGGTCAAGGTCCTGGTCGAGGTGCTCGAACCCACGTCGGGCCGCGTCTACGACCCGTGCTGCGGTTCCGGCGGCATGTTCGTCCAGACCGAGAGGTTCATCTACGAGCACGACGGCGATCCGAAGGACGTCGTGATCTACGGACAGGAGTTCAACGAGCGCACGTGGCGCATGGCGAAGATGAACCTCGCCATCCACGGCATCGACAACAAGGGTCTGGGCAGCCGCTGGGGTGACACCTTCGTCCGCGACTACCACGTCGACACCGACATGGACGTCGTCATGGCCAACCCGCCGTTCAACATCAAGGACTGGCACCGGATCGAGAAGGACCCGCGTTGGCGCTATGGCGTGCCGCCCGCCGGAAACGCCAACTACGCCTGGATCCAGCACATCCTGTCCAAGCTCAAGCCGGACGGTCGGGCCGGTGTCGTCATGGCCAACGGCTCGATGTCCTCGAACTCCGGAGGCGAGGGTCAGATCCGGGCCCGCATCGTCGAGGCCGACCTCGTGTCGTGCATGGTGGCGCTGCCGACGCAGCTGTTCCGGAGCACAGGTATCCCGGTCTGCCTGTGGTTCTTCGCCAAGGACAAGACGGCGGGGGAGCAGGGGTCGGTCGACCGGACCGGGCAAGTCCTCTTCATCGACGCCCGGGAGCTGGGTTTCATGGTGGACCGCGCCGAGCGGTCCTTCACGCCGGAGGACATCGCGCGCATCGGCGACACTTTCCACGCCTGGCGCGGCACCCAGTCGGCGGTCGGCAAGGGACTGGAATATGACGATGTCCCCGGCTTCTGCGCATCGGTATCTCTGACGGACATCAAGGCTGCGGACTATGCGCTGACGCCAGGGCGGTACGTTGGGGCGGTTGAAGCCCAGGACGACGGGGAGCCGATCGAGGAGAAGATCGAGCGGCTCACAAACGAATTGCTGAGGCAGTTCGAGGAGAGCGACCGCTTGCAGGCTTCTGTTCTGGCGCAGTTGGGCCGTCTCTCATGA
- a CDS encoding ABC transporter ATP-binding protein → MTVIQTEALTKRYGSSQVAALADLSIEVGDGVTGLVGANGAGKSTLIKILLGLLAPTSGSASVLGHDIRADGEAIRQVVGYMPEHDCLPPDMRCIDFVVHMGRMSGLPPAPARERAADVLRHVGLAEERYRLMGGYSTGMKQRAKLAQALVHDPALVMLDEPTNGLDPAARDDMLALVQRIGHDFGIPVLVTSHLLGELERISDHVVVLDGGQLLRSEATQAFLADTGVVLVEVLGEDDAQTRMGEALAARGLVCRPRGTMIEIDPVEVEGAGDDAAAAALAHDRLRDLVRDAAADLGVGLVRLQPQTGRLEDVFREEVPA, encoded by the coding sequence GTGACAGTCATCCAGACCGAGGCGCTCACCAAGCGCTACGGCTCCAGCCAGGTCGCGGCGCTCGCCGACCTCTCGATCGAGGTCGGCGACGGCGTCACCGGCCTCGTCGGCGCCAACGGCGCCGGCAAGTCCACCCTCATCAAGATCCTGCTCGGCCTGCTCGCGCCTACCTCGGGGTCGGCGTCCGTGCTCGGGCACGACATCCGCGCGGACGGTGAGGCGATCCGCCAGGTCGTGGGCTACATGCCCGAGCACGACTGCCTGCCGCCGGACATGCGCTGCATCGACTTCGTCGTCCACATGGGCCGGATGTCCGGCCTGCCGCCCGCCCCGGCCCGCGAGCGGGCCGCCGACGTGCTCCGCCACGTGGGCCTCGCCGAGGAGCGCTACCGGCTCATGGGCGGCTACTCCACCGGGATGAAGCAGCGCGCCAAGCTCGCGCAGGCCCTGGTCCACGACCCGGCGCTGGTCATGCTCGACGAGCCCACCAACGGCCTGGACCCGGCGGCCCGCGACGACATGCTGGCCCTGGTGCAGCGCATCGGCCACGACTTCGGCATACCCGTGCTCGTCACCTCGCACCTGCTGGGCGAGCTGGAGCGGATCAGCGACCACGTCGTCGTGCTCGACGGCGGGCAGCTGCTGCGCTCGGAGGCGACGCAGGCCTTCCTCGCCGACACCGGGGTGGTGCTCGTCGAGGTGCTCGGGGAGGACGACGCCCAGACCCGCATGGGCGAGGCGCTGGCCGCACGCGGCCTGGTCTGCCGGCCCCGCGGCACGATGATCGAGATCGACCCCGTCGAGGTCGAGGGCGCAGGCGACGACGCCGCGGCGGCCGCCCTCGCCCACGACCGGCTCCGGGACCTCGTCCGGGACGCCGCCGCCGACCTCGGTGTGGGGCTGGTCCGGCTGCAGCCGCAGACCGGGCGCCTCGAGGACGTCTTCCGCGAGGAGGTGCCGGCATGA
- a CDS encoding FUSC family protein, giving the protein MSSNGLRAARQCSTRAGAALLEGWRPDLVNLVRVTTAAVLAYVITRLVTVGPIDLTCSLTAILVTQASATGSLRMGMVRVGAVLTGIGVALVVSIWVGLTWWSLAVVIFASLLLASLLRLGPQALETPISGMLILGASLQNTAAETRVLTTLIGAGVGIALPLLWPPAIPVGSAATSVRAVARRLSDVFTAAATTLDEGPVTHERLGGHLRAARDVGDDLGRAGELVGQVQEMWQWNTRTIGRADVSPLLRSGLDSLQDCASATSALFVALSHEAPDEEGRGPSEFSAEVRAAMAVVLRDVGSCIDSFGQLVEAETVGDLEQRRALLDDNMELLRETRAILTELMLMESGGGAGGGQWLLRGSILRAVDRILQVLDAPARAAAHARWRSEQGERPLPGPTVSHEFAPLDRALLISLRRARRPGRRWGRRPTRRP; this is encoded by the coding sequence ATGAGCAGCAACGGTCTGCGGGCCGCCCGGCAGTGTTCCACCCGGGCCGGCGCCGCGCTGCTCGAGGGCTGGCGCCCGGACCTCGTCAACCTGGTGCGGGTGACCACGGCGGCGGTCCTCGCCTACGTCATCACCCGGCTGGTCACGGTGGGCCCCATCGACCTCACCTGCTCGCTCACCGCGATCCTCGTGACCCAGGCGAGCGCGACGGGCTCGCTGCGGATGGGCATGGTGCGGGTCGGCGCCGTCCTCACCGGCATCGGGGTGGCCCTCGTGGTCTCCATCTGGGTGGGGCTCACCTGGTGGTCGCTGGCCGTGGTCATCTTCGCCTCCCTGCTCCTCGCGAGCCTGCTACGGCTCGGTCCGCAGGCCCTGGAGACCCCGATCAGCGGCATGCTCATCCTCGGCGCCTCGCTGCAGAACACGGCGGCCGAGACGCGCGTCCTCACCACGCTCATCGGGGCCGGCGTCGGCATCGCCCTCCCGCTGCTGTGGCCGCCGGCGATCCCCGTCGGCTCGGCGGCCACCTCGGTGCGCGCCGTCGCCCGGCGGCTGTCGGACGTCTTCACCGCGGCGGCCACCACCCTCGACGAGGGGCCGGTGACCCACGAGCGGCTGGGCGGCCACCTGCGCGCGGCCCGCGACGTCGGCGACGACCTGGGTCGGGCGGGCGAGCTCGTCGGCCAGGTCCAGGAGATGTGGCAGTGGAACACCCGCACCATCGGCCGGGCGGACGTGAGCCCTTTGCTGCGCTCCGGCCTGGACTCGCTGCAGGACTGCGCCTCCGCGACCAGCGCCCTCTTCGTGGCGCTGAGCCACGAGGCACCCGACGAGGAGGGCAGAGGACCCTCGGAGTTCTCCGCCGAGGTGCGGGCCGCGATGGCCGTGGTGCTCCGGGACGTGGGCTCGTGCATCGACTCCTTCGGCCAGCTCGTCGAGGCCGAGACCGTCGGGGACCTCGAGCAGCGGCGTGCCCTGCTCGACGACAACATGGAGCTGCTGCGCGAGACCAGGGCCATCCTCACCGAGCTCATGCTCATGGAGTCCGGCGGTGGCGCGGGGGGCGGTCAGTGGCTGCTGCGGGGCTCGATCCTGCGTGCGGTCGACCGCATCCTGCAGGTGCTCGACGCCCCGGCCCGCGCGGCGGCGCACGCCCGCTGGCGCAGCGAGCAGGGGGAGCGACCGCTACCCGGTCCGACCGTCTCGCACGAGTTCGCGCCGCTGGACCGGGCGCTCCTCATCTCGCTGCGGAGGGCGCGCCGCCCCGGCCGGCGGTGGGGCCGTCGCCCTACTCGTCGCCCCTGA
- a CDS encoding ABC transporter permease codes for MNPTIMRLALRSIVGGWRGVVLVALPVLLVVFAGVLRAVTGEPVSASAVIGEIGLALVVPLVALLAANGVLGPEIDDGSVVYLLSTPVSRYAVAASKFGVAAGTSVVLSVAGLLGATLAGGLSDRWLVVALVTGGGGAVLYAALFTALAAATRHGMIAGLIYVLVVEQLLQRFLGGFRFVSVRAVAERLGEVAADVDLPVADMTVGYAAVASLVLLVAGVVAAGWRLSRFQLRGDE; via the coding sequence ATGAACCCCACGATCATGCGGTTGGCGCTGCGCTCCATCGTCGGTGGCTGGCGCGGGGTCGTCCTCGTCGCCCTCCCGGTGCTGCTCGTCGTCTTCGCGGGGGTGCTGCGCGCCGTCACCGGGGAGCCGGTCAGCGCCTCGGCGGTCATCGGTGAGATCGGGCTGGCGCTCGTGGTGCCCCTCGTGGCGCTGCTCGCGGCCAACGGCGTCCTGGGCCCGGAGATCGACGACGGCTCGGTGGTCTACCTCCTCTCCACACCGGTCAGCCGGTATGCCGTCGCGGCGTCCAAGTTCGGCGTCGCCGCCGGCACGTCCGTCGTGCTCTCGGTGGCGGGGCTGCTCGGCGCCACCCTCGCAGGCGGCCTCTCGGACCGGTGGCTCGTCGTGGCGCTGGTGACCGGCGGCGGGGGAGCGGTGCTCTACGCCGCCCTCTTCACCGCGCTCGCCGCCGCGACCCGGCACGGCATGATCGCCGGGCTCATCTACGTCCTCGTCGTGGAGCAGCTGCTCCAGCGCTTCCTCGGCGGCTTCCGCTTCGTCTCCGTGCGGGCCGTCGCCGAGCGTCTGGGCGAGGTCGCGGCGGACGTCGACCTCCCGGTGGCCGACATGACCGTGGGGTATGCCGCCGTCGCCTCGCTCGTCCTCCTCGTCGCGGGTGTCGTGGCCGCCGGGTGGCGGCTGTCGCGCTTCCAGCTCAGGGGCGACGAGTAG
- the argG gene encoding argininosuccinate synthase, translated as MSKVLTSIPVGERVGIAFSGGLDTSVAVAWMREKGAVPCTYTAHIGQYDETDIDGVPGRAEEYGAELARLVDCRPELVEEGLVALACGAFHIRSGGRTYFNTTPLGRAVTGTMLIRAMKEDDVHIWGDGSTYKGNDIERFYRYGLLANPQLRIYKPWLDEAFVHELGGRDEMSQWLAERDLPYRASKEKAYSTDANIWGATHEAKKLEHLDVGMEIVEPIMGVRFWDPAVEIETEDVTVSYRDGRPVAINGDDFGGDAVALVMEANAIGGRHGLGMADEIENRIIEAKSRGIYEAPGMALLHIGYERLVNAIHNEDVIAAYHNQGRALGRLMYEGRWLDPQALMVRESLQRWVASAVTGDVTVRLRRGEDYTIVATDGPAFSYHPDKLSMERVTNAAFGPTDRIGQLTMRNLDIADSRARLEQYVSKGLLGVGAAAHAQGLAEGAATGAGRNGLGLASTSLVGDLTPGGADRIAGGVGPTEDEEESLDWAAMEFGTD; from the coding sequence ATGTCCAAGGTCTTGACGAGCATCCCTGTCGGTGAACGTGTCGGGATCGCCTTCTCCGGCGGTCTGGACACCTCGGTCGCGGTGGCGTGGATGCGCGAGAAGGGCGCCGTGCCCTGCACCTACACGGCCCACATCGGTCAGTACGACGAGACCGACATCGACGGCGTCCCCGGGCGCGCGGAGGAGTACGGCGCCGAGCTCGCCCGGCTGGTCGACTGCCGCCCGGAGCTGGTCGAGGAGGGGCTGGTGGCGCTGGCCTGCGGGGCCTTCCACATCCGCTCCGGCGGACGCACCTACTTCAACACCACCCCGCTGGGCCGCGCCGTCACCGGCACGATGCTCATCCGGGCCATGAAGGAGGACGACGTCCACATCTGGGGCGACGGCTCCACCTACAAGGGCAACGACATCGAGCGGTTCTACCGCTACGGGCTGCTGGCCAACCCCCAGCTGCGGATCTACAAGCCCTGGCTCGACGAGGCCTTCGTGCACGAGCTCGGCGGGCGTGACGAGATGAGCCAGTGGCTCGCCGAGCGCGACCTGCCCTACCGCGCGAGCAAGGAGAAGGCATACTCCACCGACGCCAACATCTGGGGGGCCACGCACGAGGCCAAGAAGCTGGAGCACCTCGACGTCGGCATGGAGATCGTCGAGCCCATCATGGGCGTGCGCTTCTGGGACCCGGCGGTCGAGATCGAGACCGAGGACGTCACGGTGTCCTACCGCGACGGCCGACCGGTCGCCATCAACGGTGACGACTTCGGCGGCGACGCGGTGGCGCTGGTCATGGAGGCCAACGCGATCGGCGGGCGGCACGGGCTGGGGATGGCCGACGAGATCGAGAACCGCATCATCGAGGCCAAGTCGCGCGGCATCTACGAGGCCCCCGGCATGGCGCTGCTGCACATCGGCTACGAGCGGCTGGTCAACGCGATCCACAACGAGGACGTCATCGCGGCCTACCACAACCAGGGGCGGGCGCTCGGGCGGCTGATGTACGAGGGTCGCTGGCTCGACCCGCAGGCGCTCATGGTGCGGGAGTCGCTGCAGCGCTGGGTCGCCTCCGCGGTCACGGGCGACGTCACGGTCCGGCTGCGGCGCGGCGAGGACTACACGATCGTCGCCACCGACGGGCCGGCCTTCAGCTACCACCCGGACAAGCTGTCGATGGAGCGGGTGACCAACGCGGCCTTCGGTCCCACGGACCGGATCGGCCAGCTGACGATGCGCAACCTGGACATCGCCGACTCGCGCGCGCGGCTGGAGCAGTATGTCTCCAAGGGCCTGCTCGGCGTCGGTGCCGCCGCCCACGCGCAGGGGCTGGCCGAGGGTGCGGCCACAGGCGCGGGCCGCAATGGCCTGGGCCTGGCCTCCACCTCGCTCGTGGGCGACCTCACCCCCGGCGGCGCGGACCGCATCGCCGGCGGCGTCGGTCCGACCGAGGACGAGGAGGAGTCGCTGGACTGGGCGGCCATGGAGTTCGGCACCGACTGA
- a CDS encoding Fis family transcriptional regulator produces the protein MLPLSASARVVESATSHSPRGTTMNSSPNTTVRLDHAASALTIDALSLSHPAVTTEALRWTTGVRGAPVAAEAAAELDLTAYAEQALIVGAQAIAAAGGAQDTYNLEQLIHDVGSRTAEASASAAQATDKVISGATATMRQMTTEVNKALKEAGETSRATFTQTVAQARADLQSQVLALVGGDDPQLVAKLDSLLATFGSNLTDHTDKRTAELFEKATKALDPADPTSPLARHQHELAKQQADLTSRLDEQHAALAKGVEEIKTTLASQKAAAEVAAQLASVTPLKGGTFESQVHAVMHALATGLSDEYAETGTVVGNVAGSKKGDGVLTVMGGPARVVLEMSATKAPREWTAYLEESERNRGATTSIGVVPSLAQNADQQVRVLGPRRVVVVFDPQTDDPAMLRLTVQILRVAALAATTDQRTGAVEVAREHIAQALAELSRIQNISRFAGLAKSNAQKVETEAERLAAHLNRLLLQAQTALVEPILATPTDDGNAGTEASDSGAA, from the coding sequence TTGCTCCCACTCTCAGCCAGCGCCAGGGTGGTGGAGTCAGCTACATCCCATTCCCCGAGAGGCACAACCATGAACTCCTCCCCCAACACGACAGTCCGCTTGGACCACGCTGCATCGGCACTCACCATCGACGCCCTGTCGCTCAGCCACCCTGCCGTCACCACGGAAGCACTGCGGTGGACCACGGGCGTGCGCGGCGCGCCGGTCGCGGCCGAGGCCGCCGCCGAGCTCGACCTCACGGCATACGCCGAGCAGGCGCTCATCGTCGGCGCGCAGGCCATCGCCGCAGCGGGCGGAGCACAGGACACCTACAACCTGGAGCAGCTCATCCACGATGTCGGCTCGCGCACCGCCGAGGCGTCGGCCTCTGCGGCCCAGGCCACCGACAAGGTCATCTCCGGAGCGACAGCGACGATGCGACAGATGACGACCGAGGTGAACAAGGCGCTCAAGGAGGCGGGCGAGACCTCGCGCGCAACCTTCACCCAGACGGTGGCCCAGGCGCGCGCGGACCTGCAGAGCCAGGTCCTCGCTCTCGTCGGCGGCGACGATCCGCAGCTCGTGGCCAAGCTGGACTCGCTCCTCGCCACCTTCGGCTCGAACCTGACCGACCACACCGACAAGCGGACGGCAGAACTCTTCGAGAAGGCCACCAAGGCGCTGGACCCCGCCGATCCCACCTCACCCCTGGCTCGTCACCAGCACGAGCTGGCCAAGCAGCAGGCGGACCTGACCAGTCGCCTCGACGAACAGCACGCGGCCCTGGCCAAGGGTGTCGAGGAGATCAAGACCACCTTGGCCAGCCAGAAGGCCGCCGCCGAGGTCGCTGCGCAGCTGGCGTCGGTGACGCCGCTGAAGGGCGGCACCTTCGAGAGCCAGGTGCACGCCGTGATGCACGCGCTCGCGACCGGGCTCAGTGACGAGTATGCCGAGACCGGCACGGTCGTGGGCAACGTCGCGGGCTCCAAGAAGGGTGACGGCGTCCTGACGGTCATGGGCGGGCCGGCTCGCGTGGTCCTGGAGATGTCGGCCACCAAGGCACCTCGGGAGTGGACGGCATACCTGGAGGAGTCAGAGCGGAACAGAGGCGCGACGACCTCCATCGGCGTGGTGCCCAGCCTCGCGCAGAACGCTGACCAGCAGGTGCGGGTGCTGGGGCCCCGCCGGGTCGTGGTCGTCTTCGATCCGCAGACGGACGACCCGGCCATGCTGCGGCTCACCGTTCAGATCCTTCGGGTCGCGGCACTGGCCGCAACGACTGACCAGCGCACCGGCGCCGTGGAGGTCGCTCGGGAGCACATCGCTCAGGCGCTGGCCGAGCTGTCCCGCATCCAGAACATCAGCAGGTTCGCGGGCCTTGCCAAGAGCAACGCACAGAAGGTGGAGACGGAGGCTGAGCGCCTCGCGGCCCACCTGAACCGGCTGTTGCTGCAGGCGCAGACCGCGCTGGTCGAGCCGATACTGGCGACGCCTACCGACGACGGCAACGCCGGGACGGAGGCTTCGGACAGCGGCGCTGCCTGA
- a CDS encoding type IV toxin-antitoxin system AbiEi family antitoxin domain-containing protein: MTTAADSRVRAPQLADWALAHGRAALTTQEMAEALGVPPGQVSARLAAPAARHEWVSPVRGLWLPVAPEFRTWGAPPGVEMIDLVATHLSLDYYVGWLSAAQLHGAAHQAPQTFQVAVSRQLRDRGIGRTAFQFRLRSDIPKVPVVHHPTRAGQARVSTPESTAVDIATDVTLSGGIDNAATVILELDEVCDLDRFELVRLAATVPAAAVRRMGFTLDRLGGRGGMDDLRALALAGPPTPARLDPSAAATGPVDPRWMVRLNREVEVDW, from the coding sequence ATGACGACCGCGGCCGACTCGCGTGTTCGGGCACCGCAGCTCGCCGACTGGGCACTGGCCCACGGTCGGGCCGCGCTCACCACGCAGGAGATGGCGGAAGCCCTTGGAGTCCCGCCGGGTCAGGTCAGCGCGCGACTCGCAGCGCCTGCGGCTCGCCATGAGTGGGTCAGCCCCGTCCGCGGCCTGTGGCTGCCGGTCGCCCCGGAGTTCCGGACGTGGGGCGCTCCTCCCGGCGTCGAGATGATCGATCTCGTCGCCACGCACCTGAGCCTCGACTACTACGTCGGATGGCTGTCGGCTGCGCAGCTGCACGGGGCAGCGCACCAGGCGCCGCAGACCTTCCAGGTCGCCGTGTCGCGACAGCTGCGCGACCGCGGGATCGGCCGGACCGCCTTCCAGTTCCGTCTGCGATCGGACATCCCCAAGGTCCCTGTCGTGCATCACCCAACCAGGGCGGGTCAGGCGCGAGTCTCCACGCCCGAGTCCACGGCCGTGGACATCGCCACGGATGTCACGCTGTCCGGCGGGATCGACAACGCAGCCACCGTGATCCTGGAGCTCGACGAGGTCTGTGATCTGGATCGCTTCGAGCTGGTGCGCCTCGCCGCCACCGTGCCAGCCGCAGCGGTCCGGCGCATGGGCTTCACGCTGGACCGCCTCGGGGGCCGTGGCGGGATGGACGATCTGCGCGCGCTGGCGCTCGCTGGCCCGCCCACCCCCGCCCGGCTGGATCCGTCGGCAGCCGCTACAGGACCTGTGGACCCCAGATGGATGGTGCGCCTCAACCGTGAGGTGGAGGTGGACTGGTGA
- a CDS encoding nucleotidyl transferase AbiEii/AbiGii toxin family protein, which translates to MIPYNAVTAWGVDHPWPTREQVEQDLLLSRAICAIASDAYLGQELVFRGGTALHKLHLPEPWRYSEDLDYVRTSAGGIKPLTQALTELGRELGFSVSTRVSEHPKILWRTTAQTGTPLRLKIEVNTFERSPALPHLLLPYAVRSAWWSGEAQVRTFRPEELMATKIRALYQRSKGRDLFDLWLSLDVLDLDPGEIVAAFLPYRPSGMTQARAETNLAAKLRDRTFRSDLAPLIRSVSLAYDPDTAAERVSTLLLSRLDGGPTPKGR; encoded by the coding sequence GTGATCCCCTACAACGCCGTCACCGCCTGGGGTGTCGACCACCCGTGGCCCACGCGGGAGCAGGTCGAGCAGGACCTGTTGCTGTCGCGCGCGATCTGCGCCATCGCGAGCGACGCATACCTCGGTCAGGAGCTGGTCTTCCGTGGGGGCACGGCGCTGCACAAGCTGCACCTGCCTGAGCCGTGGCGATACAGCGAGGACCTCGACTACGTACGGACCTCCGCCGGTGGGATCAAGCCGCTGACGCAGGCGTTGACCGAGCTGGGTCGCGAGCTGGGCTTCTCGGTCAGCACCCGGGTCAGCGAGCATCCCAAGATCCTGTGGCGCACCACGGCGCAGACCGGCACGCCACTGCGGCTCAAGATCGAGGTCAACACCTTCGAGCGCTCGCCTGCTCTGCCGCACCTGCTGCTGCCGTATGCCGTCCGCTCGGCCTGGTGGTCCGGCGAGGCGCAGGTGCGGACCTTCCGGCCGGAAGAGCTGATGGCGACCAAGATCCGCGCGCTCTACCAACGCAGCAAGGGCCGTGACCTGTTCGACCTCTGGCTGTCGCTCGACGTGCTCGACCTCGACCCTGGCGAGATCGTTGCGGCCTTCCTGCCCTACCGCCCGTCGGGGATGACGCAGGCCCGTGCCGAGACGAACCTCGCTGCCAAGCTGCGTGACCGCACCTTCCGCTCCGACCTCGCACCGCTGATCCGTTCGGTATCGCTGGCCTACGACCCCGACACCGCCGCCGAGCGAGTCTCCACTCTCCTGCTCTCCCGCCTCGACGGCGGCCCGACCCCGAAAGGACGTTGA